The sequence TTGCCTGCCTCACGCCAGTTCTCGACTCTGCTCTACCCGCCAAATTTATAAAACCATGAGCGATACCACCATCATCAAAGTCACCTCTGAAGCCGCTCCGATGGGGGCTATGGGGCAAAAGCACCTGGCCCTGAGCAAAACGATGGCAATGCGGCTGTGGGAAAATGAGCAGCCCGGTGAGGCCAAACCAGAGACCCAGCGTCCCTATGAAGCGATCGGCTACGTGATCGATGGGCGGGCGGAGCTACACCTCGAAGGCCAAATGGTGGTGCTCGAACCCGGCAACTCCTGGGTGGTTCCTGAAGGAGCATCTCACACCTACAAAATTTTAGAGCCCTTCACCGCTGTAGAAGTGACATCGCCCCCCGCGGTGGTACACGGGCGCGATCAGGCTTGACGTCTTGGGTTGCTTAGGAGTTTGCGCTGAAATAATCCCGAATTCTAGTGGTATGAGCGACCTACCGGCTGAATTTATCATGCTTGCGGTATAGGTCATGGGCTGCAATTACTGCCTAGGATGAGGGGTATTTGCTTAGGAGGGGCAATGGTTGTCGATCAGCTTCCGGTATCCCGCGTGAACGCTCGCAAGACTGATGCGTTTGACATTCATAACGGTCGGTTTTGTGAGGGCAGTAATCCTTACCTAAACACGGCGGCCTTCGTCTTCGACTTTGCCCTCACCGGAAACATTGACCCGTTGCCGATCGCAACCTACGTAGACGCGGTGAGCGATCGCTATCCTCACCTCAAAGAGCAGACCTACGAAACCTATGCCCATCTCTTTGCCCAGGTGGCAGCCGAGGTTAACCGGCTCGATATCGGGCTGCATTTGCAGCGCTGGAGCGTGACCTATCGGGGCAATCGCTGCTGTATTGCCATTGAGGCTCTACACGGGCGCACCACGCGATCGGTCATCTACGCTGTGTGGGATTGGTTTGAGGCTATCACCCAAGACCAGCATTTTTATATTGAAGATCAAGTTGAAGTCTTTCAAAACCTGTTTCGGCAGTCGGTCTATGGTGGCCCCACCGTCTATGCACTGCTGCGAACTGCCCATGAGAAGGGGATTCCGGCTTTTTATCTGTGGGATGAGGGGCTGATGCAGTATGGCTACGGCAAAAAGCTAGTGCGCGGCATAGCGACTACCTTTGATACCGATAGCCACTTAGATTCAGACTTCACGACCGGCAAAGACGACTGCAAAGCCTTTCTCAAGACTCTGGGCTTTCCGGTACCTAGAGGAGAAATCGTGGAGACTGGCCATGAGGCCTTAACCGCTGCCGAACGAGTGGGATATCCCGTTGCGGTCAAGCCGGTGTCGGGGCACAAGGGCGAAGGGGTAACGGCAGGCGTGCAAGACGACGACGAACTTGAAGCCGCCTTCGATCGCGCCTTGGCGTCAATTCCAAAAGATCAGCCCGTACGGGTGATTGTCGAGCAGAGTATTGCGGGCTCCGATTTTCGGATCCTGTGTGTCAATGGTCGGTTTGTAGCGGCGATGGAACGCCAACCGGCCTCAGTCACGGGGGACGGGCGATCTACCGTTAGTGAGCTGATTAAAAAGGCCAACCAATCGAGCGATCGCAGCGACACCCCGACTTCTCCGTTAGGCAAAATCAAAGTCGATGACGCTATGGAGATGTACCTAGAGGAGCAGGGGTTTACGGTAGACAGCGTTTTAGACCAAGGCTGCACGGTGTATCTGCGTAAAGTGGCCAACCTGTCTGCTGGCGGGTTGAGCATTGATGCCACCCCTACGATTCATCCCGACAATGTGATCTTGGCGCAGGATGTTGCCCAACACTTTCGGCTCACCTGTTTGGGCATTGATGTAATTGCCCGTGACCTAACGCGATCGTGGAGAGACGGCAATTTTGGCATTATTGAAATCAACGCGGCACCGGGAGTGTCTATGCACCTCAACCCCGCCCAAGGCGATCGCGTCGATGTCACTTCCCCCATTTTAGAAACCTTCTTTCCTGCCGAAATCAGCGCTCGAATTCCGACTATGACCTTTAACCGGGTGTCGATGCGCGATCTGCAAGAACTGATTGACCATATTTTGTTGCAGCATCCCAACTGGGTGATCGGGGCGGTCTGCCGAGAAGGGGTATTGATCAACCGTTCTGAAAAAGTCTTGAGCGCAGACTACAACGTCAATGTGCGTAACCTGCTGCGCAACCCCAGACTTGATATGCTGATTGCCGAATATCGAGGCGATATTTTTGAGCAAGATGGGGTGTTTTACTCGGGTAGCGACATGGTGATTTTAGATAACCCCACCGAAACGGAAACCCTGCTGGCCCGCGATGTTTTTCCCCATTCAACTGTGATTGTGCGAGAGGGTAACCAAGTCTCAATTCGCCAGGAGGGGTTAATTGAGCAATACCGTCTGGGTGGCACAGAACCCTTTAACCGCGTCTACCTGAAAGAGGTGGGCACCATTTTGGGCTAGGGCTTAGGTCAGCGGCTGGGCAACTCTCCACGTAACCTCAGGCCATGGTTCCTCCTTGCGATCGCCCCTTCAACCGTCGCCATGCTTAGCGATCAGGCGATTGAGGTCTTGCTGCATGTGGTCGCGAACCTGCCGATAGCAGACCTCAACGTAGGTGCGATCGCGCGCTGCATCGGCCCCATAGTGCTCAAAATAGATCGGTGTGCCAATCTGAGTGGCAATGGGCCGGGGCCAGGGAATATTGGGCAGCGGCCCTAGGGCCAGCCCCCACGGCAGCCCTAAATAGATGGGGAACACCTCCGGATCGATCCCCAATAGCCAGGGCATCCCTAGGTCGTGGAGGCGTTCTACGAGGGGATAGATATCGGCTAACACCAGCAGCGTTTCGTGGGCACCCCAGGAAACCGCCGGGACAATGGGCAGGTGGCGCTGGAGGGCAATTTTGATAAACCCTTTGCGATCGCCCAGACAAATCTGCCGCCGCTGGCTAAAGGGACGAAACACATCTTGCGCCCCGCCGGGATACACCAAAATGCTGGCATTGCGATCGAGGGCCGCCAGGGCTGTCTTGGGGTGAGCCGCGATCGCCCCCGCCCGTTCTGCTAGGGCGGCCAGCGGTGGGCTAGCGGCCCACACCTTAGGGTGCATCAGACCATAGACCAATCGCTCAGCCCCAAACCGCCTGACCCAGTCATAGATCATCATAAACATGTCGGGCGCGGCCAAGCCGCCGTTATGGGAGCCGACCAGCATCACCTGACCTTCAGGAATTTGCTCCCACCCAGACGTTTGAACGCGAAAGTAATGGTCGTAGAGCCAGCCCCACAGCGGCTGAAACGCTTGAATAAACTCAGGATCTCGAACATCTAAAGACCAGCCTGGACTATGCGCCGCCATAGGGACGTATCTCTTACTTTAAGGGGCAGGCTCGTTGCTAACGGCAGAGAGCTAATGAAAGCTACCACGCTTCTGGAATCTTTCCGCCTATTTCTATTGCCACAGTTGATTGAGTTAGCCTGCATTATTCATAGTGCTGGAGAAATGCCCGTCATTCTCGTGAAGACCTACAGCCACACAAAAGCGCCCCAGAAGTCTGGGACGCTTAAACCTTCATTCGACCAGTTCACAGACAGGGTAAGGCAGGGGCCTTACCCAACGCAAACCTAGCCGTGGATAGCAGGAGCCTGCAATGCCACGGGGGTAGCCTCACCAGCAAACGCTAGGTCGAGGGGGAAGTTGTGAGCATTGCGCTCGTGCATCACTTCCATACCCAGGTTCGCCCGGTTGATCACGTCAGCCCAGGTGCCAATCACGCGGCCTTGGCTGTCGAGAATCGACTGGTTGAAGTTGAACCCGTTCAGGTTGAACGCCATGGTGCTGATGCCCAAGGACGTAAACCAAATGCCAATCACCGGCCACGCACCCAGGAAGAAGTGCAGAGAACGGCTGTTGTTGAAGCTGGCGTATTGGAAGATCAACCGACCGAAGTAGCCGTGGGCTGCAACGATGTTGTAAGTCTCTTCTTCTTGACCAAACTTGTAGCCGTAGTTCTGCGACTCGGTCTCGGTGGTCTCACGCACCAGTGAACTGGTAACCAGAGAGCCGTGCATAGCAGAGAATAGGCTGCCACCAAACACACCGGCTACACCCAGCATGTGGAAGGGGTGCATCAGAATGTTGTGCTCAGCCTGGAACACCAGCATGAAGTTGAAGGTACCCGAGATACCCAAAGGCATGCCGTCGGAGAAAGAACCCTGACCGAGGGGATAGATCAGGAATACGGCGGTAGCAGCAGACAGTGGTGCAGAGTAAGCGACGCAGATCCAGGGGCGCATGCCAAGGCGGTAGCTCAGTTCCCACTGGCGACCCATATAGGCAAAAATGCCGATCAGGAAGTGGAAAATGATCAGCTGGTAGGGACCACCGTTGTACAGCCACTCATCGAGGGAAGCGGCTTCCCAGATGGGGTAGAAGTGCAGGCCGATGGCGTTAGAGGAAGGCACAACCGCACCAGAGATGATGTTGTTGCCGTACATCAAAGAGCCAGCCACGGGCTCACGGATGCCGTCGATATCTACCGCAGGAGCGGCAATAAACGCAATGATGAAGCAGGTGGTTGCAGCCAGCAGCGTAGGAATCATCAGCACGCCAAACCAGCCTACATACAGGCGGTTTTCGGTGCTGGTAACCCACTGACAAAACTGCTCCCAAGCTCCCGCATTATCGCGGGCGCGAAGAGAAGTAGTCATAGTAAGAGTGCCAATGAATAACAACGAAAAATGAATAGTGGATGAATAGACTTACCCATCCATATGCAGTGTAAAGTTTCTCTTTTCTCTAGAAAATCACGAGAAAGGAAAGTTTATTTCGTTGTACAAAAGTAAATGGATCAGCCTGGTGGCCAAGCCAAACCGCGACCGCCAAGCAAATGTAGATGCAGATGAAAGACGGTTTGCCCACCGTCAGTGCCCGTGTTGATCACGACTCGATAGCCATTTTCGGTGAGGCCTACCTGATCGGCGATCGCCTTTACCGTGAGCAACAAATGGCCCAGCAGTTCTTTGTCGTCTGGGGTGGCCTCAGCAAGGCTAGGAATTGGCTGCTTGGGGATGATCAAAATATGGGTCGGAGCCTGGGGCGTGATATCGGTAAACGCCAGGCAAAGATCGTCTTCATAGACGATATTGGCCGGAATCTCTTTGCGAATGATTTTGCCAAAGATAGTGTCGCCACTCATGGGGAAATAGGGCTAAAAGACGCCGCTATTGTCGCACGGGCTTAATCAATCACAAACCTTTGCATCTAAGGGCTTTACGGCAGGCCCGTGGAGAATTTTACCCTCGGTGCTAAAGCGGGAGCCGTGGCAGGGGCAATCCCAGCTGGTTTCGGCTTCGTTCCAGGCGACGATACAGCCCAGGTGGGGACACACCGCCGAGACAGTGTGGAGCTGGTTGTGCTCGTCGCGGTAGGCGGCGATTTTGCTGCCTTTGTGGGTGACAAGTTTACCTTCCCCTGGAGCCACGCTATCGGTGGAATCAAACAGCCCTTTGAAGCGATCGCCCACCCAGCGCGTTCCCACTTCCAAATTTTTCTGAATTGAGGTGGTGGTCACAAAAGG is a genomic window of Nodosilinea sp. E11 containing:
- a CDS encoding cupin domain-containing protein; its protein translation is MSDTTIIKVTSEAAPMGAMGQKHLALSKTMAMRLWENEQPGEAKPETQRPYEAIGYVIDGRAELHLEGQMVVLEPGNSWVVPEGASHTYKILEPFTAVEVTSPPAVVHGRDQA
- a CDS encoding acetate--CoA ligase family protein, encoding MVVDQLPVSRVNARKTDAFDIHNGRFCEGSNPYLNTAAFVFDFALTGNIDPLPIATYVDAVSDRYPHLKEQTYETYAHLFAQVAAEVNRLDIGLHLQRWSVTYRGNRCCIAIEALHGRTTRSVIYAVWDWFEAITQDQHFYIEDQVEVFQNLFRQSVYGGPTVYALLRTAHEKGIPAFYLWDEGLMQYGYGKKLVRGIATTFDTDSHLDSDFTTGKDDCKAFLKTLGFPVPRGEIVETGHEALTAAERVGYPVAVKPVSGHKGEGVTAGVQDDDELEAAFDRALASIPKDQPVRVIVEQSIAGSDFRILCVNGRFVAAMERQPASVTGDGRSTVSELIKKANQSSDRSDTPTSPLGKIKVDDAMEMYLEEQGFTVDSVLDQGCTVYLRKVANLSAGGLSIDATPTIHPDNVILAQDVAQHFRLTCLGIDVIARDLTRSWRDGNFGIIEINAAPGVSMHLNPAQGDRVDVTSPILETFFPAEISARIPTMTFNRVSMRDLQELIDHILLQHPNWVIGAVCREGVLINRSEKVLSADYNVNVRNLLRNPRLDMLIAEYRGDIFEQDGVFYSGSDMVILDNPTETETLLARDVFPHSTVIVREGNQVSIRQEGLIEQYRLGGTEPFNRVYLKEVGTILG
- a CDS encoding glycerol acyltransferase, whose translation is MAAHSPGWSLDVRDPEFIQAFQPLWGWLYDHYFRVQTSGWEQIPEGQVMLVGSHNGGLAAPDMFMMIYDWVRRFGAERLVYGLMHPKVWAASPPLAALAERAGAIAAHPKTALAALDRNASILVYPGGAQDVFRPFSQRRQICLGDRKGFIKIALQRHLPIVPAVSWGAHETLLVLADIYPLVERLHDLGMPWLLGIDPEVFPIYLGLPWGLALGPLPNIPWPRPIATQIGTPIYFEHYGADAARDRTYVEVCYRQVRDHMQQDLNRLIAKHGDG
- the psbA gene encoding photosystem II q(b) protein gives rise to the protein MTTSLRARDNAGAWEQFCQWVTSTENRLYVGWFGVLMIPTLLAATTCFIIAFIAAPAVDIDGIREPVAGSLMYGNNIISGAVVPSSNAIGLHFYPIWEAASLDEWLYNGGPYQLIIFHFLIGIFAYMGRQWELSYRLGMRPWICVAYSAPLSAATAVFLIYPLGQGSFSDGMPLGISGTFNFMLVFQAEHNILMHPFHMLGVAGVFGGSLFSAMHGSLVTSSLVRETTETESQNYGYKFGQEEETYNIVAAHGYFGRLIFQYASFNNSRSLHFFLGAWPVIGIWFTSLGISTMAFNLNGFNFNQSILDSQGRVIGTWADVINRANLGMEVMHERNAHNFPLDLAFAGEATPVALQAPAIHG
- a CDS encoding histidine triad nucleotide-binding protein produces the protein MSGDTIFGKIIRKEIPANIVYEDDLCLAFTDITPQAPTHILIIPKQPIPSLAEATPDDKELLGHLLLTVKAIADQVGLTENGYRVVINTGTDGGQTVFHLHLHLLGGRGLAWPPG